One region of Macadamia integrifolia cultivar HAES 741 chromosome 11, SCU_Mint_v3, whole genome shotgun sequence genomic DNA includes:
- the LOC122092927 gene encoding protein SRG1-like: MASKPVNFGSSLAVPNVQELMKVPINTIPPRYIRTDQDPPIISGAATLPAVPVIDLHKLLSVESSDLERARLHSACQEWGFFQLLNHGVSSSLVEKTKLEIQEFFKLPIEEKRKFWQQPGALEGFGQAFVVSEEQKLDWGDRFYIQSHPTYIRQPHLFPKLPIPFRLFPYGSVCGSNGKILEKYHIRQWERSDEYLQVAKDHILTYKGVANLGFTGH; the protein is encoded by the exons ATGGCGTCCAAACCTGTAAATTTTGGAAGTTCTCTAGCTGTACCTAACGTTCAGGAACTGATGAAGGTGCCCATCAACACTATCCCACCACGCTACATCCGTACCGATCAAGACCCTCCAATCATCTCTGGTGCTGCCACACTCCCTGCAGTCCCTGTAATTGACTTGCACAAACTGCTGTCAGTAGAATCCAGTGACTTAGAACGGGCGAGGCTACACTCTGCTTGTCAAGAATGGGGTTTCTTCCAA CTGCTAAACCATGGAGTTAGCTCTTCACTGGTGGAGAAGACAAAGTTGGAGATTCAAGAGTTCTTCAAGCTACCAATCGAAGAGAAAAGGAAGTTTTGGCAGCAACCAGGAGCTTTGGAGGGCTTTGGGCAGGCGTTTGTTGTATCTGAGGAGCAGAAACTTGACTGGGGAGACAGGTTCTACATACAGAGCcatccaacatacatacggcagCCCCATTTATTTCCCAAACTCCCCATTCCTTTCAGGTTATTTCCCTATGGATCCGTTTG TGGGAGTAATGGGAAGATTTTGGAAAAATATCACATTAGACAATGGGAAAGGAGTGATGAGTATCTTCAAGTGGCTAAGGATCATATTCTCACCTACAAGGGTGTAGCTAATTTGGGATTTACTGGACACTAA